The window ACACTAGAGCTACAAAGACACAAGGACACTGCGTTTAGCACCCCAAGTGTTTTTTGAGGTGCAGATGGCTAAAATCCCCCAGGTGCTGCCTTGGCTTGAGGTGGAAATGTCTCAGTGGCCACAGGAGCGGGACATGGGGCAGACGGCCTCGCGATGCCCACGTGAAGatgcagcagagacagcaagGGATAACAAACATCCTtctggagcagcactgacacCGTGCTTGGGCACTGTGGCACCGGGGGCCACTCCGGGGTGGCAACTACGTACCCTCTCTGCCTCGCCATGGAGCCACACCAGCCACGGGCCTCTTTGACCACCACACGAGCAAGAAGCTGCAAGAGGAAGGGTGGAGGATCGCTGCAAGGCTGGTGGCACTGCAGCCTCCAGCCTTGGCAGGAGTATTTCCACCACCAGGAGATCAATTCTACAGCTCTTCCTAGCAAAGGTCATATGAACTAAACCTACGCGAGGAGGAGGTTGTTGGGAAAAGCGAAGTGAAAGCAGAGGTTTGGAGTCTGTGGGGAATAGATTTGTAAAGAATTCTCAAAACTTGATAGAAAGTTTACAGAGTCTTGTATATTTGTATGTAAATACTGAGATAAGGTGTGTTGACTTAGGAAGGTTATGCAATAGAGATGATGTTGAGAGAGAGATTGAACTAGAAATAAGTTTTAATACGTTTCAAAATATGGTTCTGTAGAAAGATTAAATATCTTAGAGAATTAGAATTGTGAAAAATGTATTGTAATAGGACTATGTGGGGGAAAAATATAGGTgattaaaaagtaataatagtaatagttAAAAGTTAAAATAGTAATAGTTAAAAGTATTAATAGTATTGTGCAGTAAAAGTTAATAGgttgaaaaacatttataaggTATTGTAACTAGGAAATAGGTTAGTTTCTGATGGAATGGTGTtgagttttacattttttgtgtCTCACTATTTACTGAGACTGATAGtagaataaaatcttttaaaacatttcttagCTACCCCATCTCTGTAAAAGTTGAGAAAACGAACAAAATGTTGCCTCGAGTAAGGAAGCGATAACTCGACTATCTgtttaaaacacctctcagttaccccatccctgtaaAAGCTGAGAAAAGCTACAGAGCCAACACAGGCCTTTGCAGTTTGCCCTGTGCCTGGATGTCTTCTGAGAGCCATCTGTGCCCTCCACCAGTGAGCAGGCAGCTAAAAGGGAGCCTGTGACACCCCAGGGCAGAGAAAGGAGTCCTGCCAAGGGGACACCTACCAGACAAGCCAGGACGTCGGCTGCTATCAGCATGTAAAAGACGTTATTCCAGCCCGTGGGAGAGATGAGCCCCGCGAGCAGCGGCCCCAGCGCAGCACCTGTGGGGGCACAAGAGCCACGTTAGCCCCGTCCACACCTGAGAGGGGACCAGGACACCCAGCACCCCCCAGGACACACCAACAGATCCCGTGCCGTCGATGATGGCCGTGACAGTCGAAAGGGCTTTGGCATTTCCTTTGAGAGATTCGTGGGTGCCCTGTAAGGATGGAGGAATAACACATAAGGAGCAAAAGCAGCTTTGGGGTGCATGGCTGGCATTTCCCAGAGTAAGGCTCATGTCCCAGGCAGCAATTTCCATGTGTCAGACCAAGCCACGGATGGGAAGACCAAACTCAAATGCTGCTTGCAGCCAAACCATGGCAAAACCTGGATTGCCAACAGCAGGCAGAAATTCCCAGGGGATCTGCCACCAAATATTTCCACTCTGCTTGTGCTCAGAGGGAGATGCAGCAAAGCTGAAACACAGTCATGTGGCCAAGGTGAAAAACCCCTGTGTTTAAGGGAGGGTGTGGAGCGCAGCACCAGGTGTGACAGCTCTACCCTTCTCCACTGGGCTTCAGAGGCATTAGAAAACAAAGGTAAAGTgcaaaaatcccagcaaaatcCCTCTGGGAAAGAGGGAACAGCCTCTGGGTGTGCAAGGGCAGCGTGGCGGGGTCTGAGGTGCACCTCTTACCAAGTCTGCCGACACCGCTGTCGTGATGAGCGCGTAGGGCCCATTAACCAGAGCACCACAGATGATCAGCATCGCTGCAGAGGTAGCCAGGAAGAGATTAAATCTTTaggtgcagggagcagcaggacattTTATCCATCATCTCCAGCCCGTGTGTGGACACTGCTGTCCCATGCATCCATCTCCTGTGCATCTCCATTTTCCCATGAAGATCCCACCCAGCAGGCAGTGAACACTCATCCAACACCACCCTCCCCAAATTCAGCCTGGGAGCCTGGCTCAAGAGGAGGAATAAAGGCAGGTGAATCCTCAGTGTCCTCCATCACCACTTCAGTGACAGGACCAAGCTGCACCACGGAGCTCCTCACCTATTGAAGTGCCAATGCCGTTCTGACCCACATGGTTATACAggaacagctggaaaagagaCGCAAGGTGAACCAGTTATGGCTACTCCAGCTGTTTTACCAAGGGTTTTCCTTGCAGCAGTAccctgggaatgggatggagaaTGTGGGGTTGTGAATTACTGCTCGTGCCAAGCaccagctgggatggggggCTGAGTGCACCCCTGACCTCTGCATCCCACTGGCATGATGAAATACCTGGCAGCTGGCAAACAGAGGTGCTGCCACGATTTATGGCCAGTGAGGCTCTGCCATGTCCCACAGCTGAAGCCAGACATAATTTGCCCCAACGGTGCTCTCAGGGCCGTGGACGTGACGCAggccctctgctcccagcatgTGCCAGCTCCTTCAGCAGGAGAGGCTCCCTTCCCAGAGCCAGCCAGGGTTGGATTACAGCTAATTAGCCATGTTCTGGAAGCAAAGCCAAATGAGCTCCGTGCAGGTGCCTGGGAAGGACGTCCAGGCCAAGTTCCAGTGGAGCGTGAGGCCGCTGGCATGGGGGCTTTCGGGATGAAAATCAAAGAGACAAAGCTGGACCGTCTTGGTGGGACCCCCAAGGCTTTAAGCAGAGTTATGGCAGGATGGAAAAGcctacagggtttttttttagtcgTCAAGGTCTCTGCaatccctccccagctcctaGAGCTGGACATCCTTCCCGGGAACATCTGGGCACATGAATCAATCCCAGCTCTCATCTGAGCCAGGCGCGTGACCAGCTTATCCTGGGCGCTTGGGAAGAGGAAGGCAGCTGTGACTCAaaggagccagagcagaggaaaCCCTCGTGACAGGGTTTTGAGCCCGTGTGACAGCTCACCATGGGAGCGGCGACCACCAGCATCACGCAGCACGTGGTGGCTCTGCCGCCAGTGTAGTCAGAGATGAGGCCAGCAAAGATCCCCCCTACAAGAAGGAGTCGCAGGTGTCAGTCACACCACCCCAAAGGCAGAGCTTTGCCCTGGCTCAGCCCAAAATCCAATGTGATGCTCTTTCATCCCCCATCTTCTGACCAGTATAACCCCAAGGTTAAACATAATCATATCAGAGTGAAGAGCTTTGATTTATCCCTTCCACTTCCTCCCTGCAGATGGTTTCTCAGCACTCCCATGCTGCTCTGGTCTCTTCCATGCTTGCAAGCTGTAGGAGAAGGAATGCCTGAGCAAGCGAGACCTGAGGAAAGAGGCTGTGATGCTCATCAAAACAAACATGCCAAAATAAAATGGAGGGGCGTTTGCTGCCTGCTGAGTGCTGTGAACACTGAATAAACCTCTCGGGGGAAAGAGATGGTGTTGCCTGTGGGGGGGAACCAGCCAAGACTGGTCAAGGCCAGGACTGTCCCTACATCATCCCAGATCCACCCCCTCCACCGTGGTATGTTGACGAACCTAAAATACCCCCGACATCAAAGAGGGTCGACAGGTCCCCAGCTTCCTTGGCACCGAAATGAGCTgtgggggagaggagaggggtgAGGAGATGCTTTTCTTGCAAGGCTCGCTCCCGTCTCGCTGTCCCCAAAACTCACCAACATTGACAATGTAGAGGGGCAGCCAGTAGAGGAAGGTGTAGCTCACCAGCTTGGCAaagagcaggcacagggagaaCTCCACTACACCCTGGGAAGAGAGGAGGGGACATCAGAGGAgcctccttcccccagcctcCTCTGGATGGTgggtttttcccattttctgcccTGTGGatgctctgagctgctctggctttgctctttcctccatcccagcactCACAGGTATCCGAAGTGCCCCAAAGAAGCTGATGGCTTCGGGCTCCTCAGCTGGCTCCTTGGGGCTGTTGGAGTGATCCACACTGCTCTGGCCTGAGAGGCTGAGTGGGCCTTCGTTGGAGATGACTGCTTCAGGATCCTTCTCACTGGTGGTCACTCCTCCAGGATCCTCATCAGCAGCCATCTAAAATCAAGCCGAAAGCAGCAGATGTGGCTCTCATGGCTGGAGGAGGCTGAAACAttggctctgctgccagggcatGACCCAGAGGATGCTCCCAGTGGAAGAGCAACAACCATCCCCTGTGACAACTGAACATTGCTGTAATTCCTGCCGTTACAACCTGATGACCCAGCTGTTTCACTGTGCCCTGAGCGacacccagcccagggcaggccCCTTGGGAATCGGCGCGACTCACGTGATGCACAGGTGGATTGCAGTCAACATCCTCAGGATCTGCAGGGAGAAAGAATACCCTGTGAGGAGAGCCTGGAGCAACCCcactcctcctgctctccctccagCATCTCACAAGGGCTGGGAACCCCCAGGTCTAGGCTGCATCTCTGGGTACCCTCTTCCCCAGTAAAAACCCAAAAGATTTCCCTGATATTTCCTGTAAAGACAGGCTCAGAGGAGTGACTGGTATGGGGAATGAGCCTGCCTGGACAACCCCAATGATGCTGAGCATCCCCATGGTGGTCAGATCCACATCCATGCCAGACACAGGTTGGAAATAAGTATTTGGGATTGCCAAAAATGCTTAGAGATGGGCAAGGTGCAAAATTGTATATATTATATTGGTTGTCTGCTATGCCCCAGATGATAGCACTCACACTCCACAAGGAAGAAGAAGCAGATGATGCCCACGATGGTGATGATGATGCCAGGCACAATAAAGGACAGGCCCCAGGCAGAGGAAACCCAGGCACCGGCGATGAGCGAGCCTAAGATGTTGCCAACGGAGGTGTGCGAGTTCCAGATGCCCATGATCAAACCTCTCCTGGTGGGGACACAGCCGGGTcagtggcactggggtggctgCCAGGGTCAACAGGGACCAGGACTGGCATGGGACATGTAGGAGAAAAACTCACTTTCCTTTGCCAAACCAGTTTCCAACACATGCCACGACAGCAGGCCAGCCGGTCGTCTGCACCAGCCCATTGCAGACCTGGCAAGAGATGGGGAGCATCACCCAGCAAGCACAGACCACAGCCAAGGAGCCCTGCACTGTTTTGGGCAACTGGACTCGAAAATAGCCACCCCTATTCCAAAGGCGTTAAGAAAACacttggtttgtttggttttttccctgctggggCAATCCTGGAGCCGTTTGCATTGCTCCCATGGCTAAACTGGGAGTGGCTGGTGTTGCCAAACCAGCTGCCCGCACCGCTCGGAGACGGGCACGCCCGGCAGTTTCGACGCCCACGCCACGCACAACCAGGTTTGTGGGGAGTGGAAATGCTCAGTGCTGCCCTGCTCAGAAACTGGGCCACCCCAATCCCTGAAGGCCACTGAAAAACTGGGATGAGGCCATGGTGATAAAGCCTGGGCATCCTCCAGCACAACACACCTGCACAACGATGAAGTACCAGAGGACATGGATGTTCCAGAAGTAGCCGAGGCCAAAAAGGGCAGTGAAGAGCCCGCTCAGAACCATTCCCCCTGACAGGTAGTAGCGCAGAGGGAGGCGCTCCCCAAAAATGCCACtgcagagagagggaagagcaCAACAGAAGCTGTCACGGGTGATGCCAGCAATGGGCATTATCACACCGAGCCAGTACCCGAATCCTGAGCGGATCCCTGGCTGCTTTCCTGTTAGCATGACCCCATCCCAATGGAAACCAGCTTCCGCCGGACTGGTGCAAACTGGTGAGTGGAGGGGAAGGCCCTGGGTACCTGATAAACATCCCGATGGCGTAGGCCACCAGGAAGGCATTATCCAGCGCCCCAAAAAGTTCCTTGTAGTTGTCCCcatctggaaaacaaatattagGGCCACCTCAGCCTGGCCcccattttgggacccctccccgtGGCTGCTGGTTTGGTcttctcccccattcccaaaagCCTGGTCTCCATGGGGGCTCCTGGGGCCATGGCCAGGTGCCATCAGCACTGGGACCTGGTCCTGACGTGGATGGACGTGGATGGACTTCACCACCCGCTGCTGCCCTTCGGCCCAGGGGCATGGGACAGACCTTCATCACTTAATTACCTCCGGTGCCTAATGAGCAGCTGGCTCCCTGCCAAACCCCGGCCACGATCTGGTATTAGGGAATGGAGGGAGCCCAACTTGGCTGCCACAagtgtgggttttggggtgcctggGGGGGTTCAGCCTTACCAAAGGGGGCCCAGCTGCACCATGTGGTGCTGTTGGAGTCATTGTGGGGGTTCGGGCCCAAGGCTGAGCAGTTGGGgtgcagctggctctgcagggagagagagggggggTGAAGTTGAAGTGCTGTCAGCACCCTCCTCCCCATGTGCCCTCTCCAggttccctgtccccacagtAGTGGTGAGGCTGGAGCTCACCTTGACAATGCTGATGGGTTTTCGGGAGAGGTGGTAGCTGGTGTAGGAGAGGAAGGTCAGTACCAGAGTCAGTCCCCGATAGCTGTGggaggaaggaagcagagagGTCAGGGTttctgggacagggatgggtgGCTTCAGCACCCAATAGGACTCTTCTACTGGACTGGGGACCTGAaccagctcagctgagctggtCAGGAAGTGAgcagaccccccccaaaaaagcccagGATGTGccttaaaaagatcagctgagTTTTGTGGGGAATGTCAAGCAGTGTTTCCACCTCCTCAAGCAGTTACATCCCACCAACACACAGGGTGAGCAAGTGCCTTCCTGGTGTCACAAGTGGAAACTGTGCTGATTCATCATCACTCCCAGGGTTAATCAAAGATAAGcggggaaaaaaagcagctccCCTTCCTCCACCAAAAAGCCATTTCATCCTCTTTGCTTGGATTAAATGCAGGGGAAGGGGGAGTCTGGGCTCAGGAAATGGGGATGCTGCACCCATCAAAGCTAACAGATAAAGCCTGGAGAATCCCAAGGAGGATCTAGCACTCTCTGGAGCAAGATGAGTATCTCTGAAGGAGCTATCCTCCCTTCAGGAAGGGTTTTATGACAGCACAGAGGATTCAAGTAgtcacaggcagctgcagcacacagacaTGTCACGGGGTTTCTCcaagtttagaaaaaaaacaacaaccttTCCTTTGGTGGTTTTGACCCATCCTGCTCCTCTTTGCAGTTTCActtctccctggagctgcagcagtgacGGGTGCCTTGCAAATCCCTGTGCTATGATGCCGGCTCCAAGGCTGCACTGTGGCTGAGAAACTGCTgcttcccaccccaaaaaatgAATAAACCACCCAAAATCACTGCTAGTGACTGCAGGGCTGATCCAAGAGGAGCAGAGAGGCCACGGTAGGGAAGGGGAAGATAAACTTCACATGCAGTGCCCCCTGGGTCAGACTCTTGGGTGtcaggctttttctttttaccctACATGTTCTGgcagagaaaattccagcagatGGAAAAGCAAGGGGGAGTGTCTGGCAATGGGcttcaaaaaatccaaatattaaTAGAAATTACACGGGCAGCAGTCCCATCACCTGGTCAAAAAAGAAGGCAGCAGGCAAGGTCTCTGTTTTGGCCACATCCCACTGAATTTTGAGTGTGAGGGCCTGAGACATCTGGAGGCTGGCGGGTGCTGCTGCCCATCCCGAggttccccctccccaggccgAGTCCCAAGCCCCGGGCTGCAGCCGGTGTGGGTTGATCCCATCTCACAGTGCCTGAGGGCAATGCTGGGCCCTGGGGGAGTGACCcctcatccctgtccccagacaCGTGGTCTCCAGTCCGGCGCTGGTCCCAGGGCTGGTCCACCCCATGCTGGTGCCAGTCCGTTGTTCCAGGGTCAGCctccatcccagtgccagcccctaTGCCCAGGGCCAGTCTCTATCCCGGTTCCACTTCCAGTGGTTACCAGTCCCTGGCAGCATGACAGCCCCTCCTCCCTAACCCGGGGCTGATCCCTGCGCCGGTTCTGGTCCCCATCCTGGTGTCGGCTCCAAGGTCCAGGGCCAGTCTCTATTGCAGTGCTGGTCCACGAAAGAGTGAGTCCCGTTCCAGAGACCGTCCCTATCCCGACACCCTCCCTGCCCGATGTCAGTCCCGATCCCGGTGCCGGTCCCTATGTCCAGGACCAGTCCTGATCCCTCTGCGCAGAGCCAGTCCCGACCCCGGTGCCGGTCCCTATATCCAGAGTCAGTCTCGATCCCAGCGGCTGTCCCTATATCTAGTCTGGATCCCGGTGCCGGTCCCTATATCCAGAGCCGGTCCCGATCCCAGCGGCTGTCCCTATATCCAGTCCCGATCCTGGTGCCAGTCCCTATATCGAGAGCTGGTCCCGATCCCTATGTCCAGAGCCAGACCCGACCCCGTGCCGGTTCCTACATCCAGTCCCGATCCCGGTGCCGGTCCCTATATCCAGCGCCAGTCTCGACCCCAGTGCCGGTCCCTACAACCAGAGCCAGTCCCGATCCCGGCGCCGGTCCCTGTATCCAGCGGTGCCAGTCCCTATATCCAGCGCCAGTCTCGACCCCAGTGCCGGTCCCTATATACAGAGCCAGTCCCGATCCCGGTGCCGTGCCCCCATCCCGCTCCCCGATCCCGCTCACCGGCTGTCCCGGGGGAGGGCGCGGAGCAGGCGAACCCCGGGGGCGAGCGCTGCCCTCAtggcgggcggcggcggcactCGGGCACCCCCCGGCTCCTTTTCACcgcccccggggccgccgctcccgccccgccggccccggtCCCGCCCCGGCCCTGGCCCCGGTTCCTCGGCCGCGAGGGGTGAACCAGGCTGTCCTCGCTCCCTCTAAAACAAATATCGCCTTCAAATCCGGCTGGAACGAGGGAACAGCCGCGCTGGGCAGTGGGAGGCGGCACAGCCCCGCAGGGACCGACCAGCCCTTTTCATATGCCCCGGGGCTCTGTGAGCTTCCCCACGTGCTGTATttgccagcagaaaaaaaaaaaacctggatttAACTTTTCCACTACCAACCCAGCAACTTCCGAACAGGCTTCGCTGCCCTGATAGTAACTGAGCTACCCCAGACATAGATTGGGGTTATTGCCAGGGATGTCGGgaatccttctcttctcccaccTCCTTTCAAAGTATCCAATTTATCTTGCTAGGGGCGGAttgaggatgaggagcagcaaCAGCtgtatttattcctttaactAAGCCCCGAATCAGCCGACAACCCCTTTGGGGATCACTCCAGAGAGGTAGGAACAGAGGTCCCCAGGGCCTGAGCAAGTTCCTTGGGGACTTGCCAAGGAAGTGCTTGTCCTCAGCTGCCCTAGAGCTGAAATCAGTTACAAGAAACCCATTTACAGCTTTAGCCCTTTGCTTCCTTGCCCCCTCACAGGGCAGATCCTGCCCTTTCCAAACCCACTCCAACACCCTGAATTAGGGCTGCAGCGCTGACGCAAGCAGTTGTTAATAAACGGCATTAGCCACCACGGATCCCTCAGTGAATGATTCTCCAGGGGGAACCGAGGAGCAGACCCTGGCTCTGTGCTACCTCTGGACCGGAGGTGGGTTTGCTTTGTGCCCAATGAGATGGGAACAGGGTAAAGAAATGATCCGGCACACTCGGCCACCCATCCTTCCTGCCATGGTTAATATTGGAGAGGGGGGCCAGCAAGGAGTAAATATTAATGACAGGGTATGGAGTAACCTCTGCCCAGAACCACGTTACCTCACCACGGGCAGTTCTGGGAAAACCCATCTTGCTTCAGTCACTCCTGCAAAGGCCTGTAGATTTTTTTACTAGAAAAATGCTCCTTCCTTTCAGGAGCAAAGTAGAGGCCATGGGAGCGTGGGTCAGGTACAAAGCTGTGTGGGTGTTACTGGAAGAGAAGTCCTCACACAGAAAAGGAGGGAACAATAAATTCCCTTCCTGGCTCTGAAAGGTGATCCAagtggcaggggctggcagaaGCTCtaagaaaagggagagaagggagcagggaagggttAGAAATCCTCCCCTAAGAGATACTGACCCCTGGCACctcatttctcctcctttcACACTTCAAATGAGACAAACAATCTTTGAAAGCAGTTTATTCCACAATAATGATTAGTCAATAAGAATATGTAGTCAATAGTCAGCTACTGGAATGCAAGTGCCTGCCATAAACCAACCCCACAGAGCAATTGCCTCCTTCACCTCGACCATCGCCCCGGCCAGCTGCACAcctggggcagagtgggagAGGCACAGCACAAACCGGAGCACACGAAGCGGGAGAGCAAAGGTGACACCGTCCTGGCAGCTGGCGTGGAGGGGCAGACAGGACACggcacagccccactccctgctGACCCCAGTCGCTGGGACACGGAGCTGCCTCGGTCACAGACGCTTCCCCGAGCGCACACAGAGAGCAGCCAAGTCCTGGAGAGACCGCGTGGCTGCATGGGCACAGGAGGAGATCGCCGAGTGCAGCGCCTGGCTGTAGGCTGagcgggacagggacacacaaaCACTATCAGGGCACAAGAGTTGTACTTATGGCCTGAAACTGGGCTTGGCTCTAGCCTttcaccagagcagagagacAACGATTGGGGTTTAAGGTAAATCGACATGCCTGTAGTTTTCCACACACCCATTTGCACACTCTGCACACTCCCGAACATAAATCAATACACAAGCCAAAGATTATTTTATGAACCCAAATGTCTCCATCTTCCCTTCCAGATAACTCCcagttgcccagagaggtaTTTTCCCAAGCTGTGCTCAAGGTCAGAGCACTCCATCACCTAAGGAAAGCCATTTCCACACCTTTCTGCATCCTCCTGGCAGAAGGTTCAGCGTTTAAGGCAGAAGGCTCTGTGTCCCTAAAAAGATGCTTTGCAGCATTTTCCTCATGGCTGTGTCCATAGCCACACGTGGCTGTGTCACAGCTGTGTAATTTAACACATTGTAGGGGCTGGTGCCTTGCTGAGGATGCCACTACACTCCCTAAGGGACAGAGGTTGGGTCAAGCAGCAAAGCCCCTGACTTGCCCTCTCCAGAGCATATTTGGAAGAACATCTCTgcacagcagcccaggagcaAGGAAACACCTATCCTGGTTTGATTTCTTCCTGTATAATCAGGCCCAGGTGTCTCCTCTTTGAAAGCAGGAGCTCCTACCTTTGTGATTTTTGTAGAAGATGCAGTTATTTGCACAGGTATCCGGATGGGAATCCCAGAAATCAGACCCACAGGAACACAGTGGGGGCAAGTCGATGTTACAGAGTTTGACTTTCTCCCTCATCTGGGCTCTCAGAGCTTCAACATACCTGCAAGGGATCAAACATTCACCTCTGGCAGTGACAGCTGGCTCTGCACGACGAGCGCAGACTGGCTGTACCTCATGCGCTCCTTATTCCGCTGCTGTCTGTCCCTcactctcctctcctccagctggagctgagccaggGCTTCCCAGGTTCCCTCTCCTGGGGAGGGCTCTCGCTGCTCAGCCATGTCTCGCatcttctgctcctctgcccgGCGCTGATTCTCCTTCTGCCTCTTAATCCTGCAGGAACACACATGCTTAGAGAAGCTTCCCATCCCAacctccatccctggctgtgagGTCAGGGCACAGGAATctgggtgatgctgctgctttcaaaGACAGAAGTAATTCTGCACTAATCACagtattaaatataaattaatagaAACAAATATATTGGCTTTAAACACAGAATGGTCAGAACAGCTTCCCAAGACTCCATTCTTCCCCCCATATGGCAACACCAGCCTATGAATGCTTTCCTGCCCTCAAACTCTTCCCGCCTGCCTGTTTTCTCACCATCCTGGACTTcctcttccagctccttcctgcatGACATCCACACATGCTCCTGCCACCCACAATTCCCCAAAGCTGCACTTCTGTCCTTAAACAAAGCATGTAGGCTGGGCTTTCTGGTCCCCCAGAAAGGACCAACACCTTGGCTTCCCAGCTGTCCCACTTCCCATTGTTTCTGACTATGAGGCAGCTTGGATCCTTCTGTAAGCACCTTCCAGGACAGGGAAGCATGACAGGGCTGGGTACAGCAGAGAAATTCCAAGGATCCCACCTTTATTCCAAAACAGGCTTTAAGATGTACTTCTAACCAAGTTTTCCTCTATTTCCTCAATCTCCCTTGCACCTACACGGCCCTCCAGCCCTTTAGTGGAACCTGGGTTGTGTAATTTCCACCAAACACAACACACATTCCCCTGACAAGCAGCAATTGCAAAGCACAAAGACTTTACACCAAAGTGACATTTTATTCCCAAATGCAACAAGTGTCCCATGCCACTCCTTGCCAGGGGgcattaaaaccaaaatcaagGCTGGGAAGAAGCCAGGCCAAGACATTTCAGACCTTACTTCATGTAGGGGGTCAAATCTTTACATTCAGAAAGAAAGTGCTGAAGTTGACCTTCTCTGGTTGAGTTATAaaattggaaatgttttttaaattaaatgtagaACCTTAAGTACAGCACTATAAATCCACTCCAGAAAATGAGGCCAAGGCCAGCTTGGGGCTTTATACCCTGTAATTACAAACCCAGCTCCCCTCTGCACACacttcaagggaaaaaataataataaaaaggtaTTGCACTTACTAGGAATCCCTGGGGCCTTGCCAGCATTCACAGGGTAGTACAAGCTCTCCCAAGCTCCCCAGTGCCACTGGAATGTCAGGATGTGGCTCAAGGAGCACTGCTTTAGATTGACAGTTTTTCCCAAAAAATGACCATGAAATCCTGCCCTGTGGTGCCTGTCCCACTCCCCCAAAGCCTGATCACAGAAGAGCCAGAATGGTCAGATTTAGGTCAGTTCATTCAAAGGAAAgccagggaaaaaacaaaaattagagGACCTTTCCTATTTTGCTGTGAATTTGCAGAGCTTCTCATTTGCAGAGCTTCTCCTTAGTGAACCCCTTCACGGGAGAAGCTGAGAAAACTCCACCACAACCGATACTTTTACACAGAGTGTTCAACTCTGGAACAAATgcctgtaaaatattttattacactGTATAAGTTTTTATGGCCATGAGGGTGAAGGGTCTGATATTAAAAATGCCAGGGATGATCACAGCTTAGCACGACGAGGTAACCTCACCCCAAAGTTTCTAAACACAGGCTTAAGTTCCCAGAGTCATGGTTTGGAAAGCT is drawn from Vidua chalybeata isolate OUT-0048 chromosome 23, bVidCha1 merged haplotype, whole genome shotgun sequence and contains these coding sequences:
- the SLC37A2 gene encoding glucose-6-phosphate exchanger SLC37A2 isoform X4, whose product is MVQLGPLCGIFGERLPLRYYLSGGMVLSGLFTALFGLGYFWNIHVLWYFIVVQVCNGLVQTTGWPAVVACVGNWFGKGKRGLIMGIWNSHTSVGNILGSLIAGAWVSSAWGLSFIVPGIIITIVGIICFFFLVEYPEDVDCNPPVHHMAADEDPGGVTTSEKDPEAVISNEGPLSLSGQSSVDHSNSPKEPAEEPEAISFFGALRIPGVVEFSLCLLFAKLVSYTFLYWLPLYIVNVAHFGAKEAGDLSTLFDVGGILGGIFAGLISDYTGGRATTCCVMLVVAAPMLFLYNHVGQNGIGTSIAMLIICGALVNGPYALITTAVSADLGTHESLKGNAKALSTVTAIIDGTGSVGAALGPLLAGLISPTGWNNVFYMLIAADVLACLLLARVVVKEARGWCGSMARQRGYVVATPEWPPVPQCPSTVSVLLQKDVCYPLLSLLHLHVGIARPSAPCPAPVATETFPPQAKAAPGGF
- the SLC37A2 gene encoding glucose-6-phosphate exchanger SLC37A2 isoform X1; protein product: MRAALAPGVRLLRALPRDSRYRGLTLVLTFLSYTSYHLSRKPISIVKSQLHPNCSALGPNPHNDSNSTTWCSWAPFDGDNYKELFGALDNAFLVAYAIGMFISGIFGERLPLRYYLSGGMVLSGLFTALFGLGYFWNIHVLWYFIVVQVCNGLVQTTGWPAVVACVGNWFGKGKRGLIMGIWNSHTSVGNILGSLIAGAWVSSAWGLSFIVPGIIITIVGIICFFFLVEYPEDVDCNPPVHHMAADEDPGGVTTSEKDPEAVISNEGPLSLSGQSSVDHSNSPKEPAEEPEAISFFGALRIPGVVEFSLCLLFAKLVSYTFLYWLPLYIVNVAHFGAKEAGDLSTLFDVGGILGGIFAGLISDYTGGRATTCCVMLVVAAPMLFLYNHVGQNGIGTSIAMLIICGALVNGPYALITTAVSADLGTHESLKGNAKALSTVTAIIDGTGSVGAALGPLLAGLISPTGWNNVFYMLIAADVLACLLLARVVVKEARGWCGSMARQRGYVVATPEWPPVPQCPSTVSVLLQKDVCYPLLSLLHLHVGIARPSAPCPAPVATETFPPQAKAAPGGF
- the SLC37A2 gene encoding glucose-6-phosphate exchanger SLC37A2 isoform X2, translated to MRAALAPGVRLLRALPRDSRYRGLTLVLTFLSYTSYHLSRKPISIVKSQLHPNCSALGPNPHNDSNSTTWCSWAPFDGDNYKELFGALDNAFLVAYAIGMFISGIFGERLPLRYYLSGGMVLSGLFTALFGLGYFWNIHVLWYFIVVQVCNGLVQTTGWPAVVACVGNWFGKGKRGLIMGIWNSHTSVGNILGSLIAGAWVSSAWGLSFIVPGIIITIVGIICFFFLVEYPEDVDCNPPVHHMAADEDPGGVTTSEKDPEAVISNEGPLSLSGQSSVDHSNSPKEPAEEPEAISFFGALRIPGVVEFSLCLLFAKLVSYTFLYWLPLYIVNVAHFGAKEAGDLSTLFDVGGILGGIFAGLISDYTGGRATTCCVMLVVAAPMLFLYNHVGQNGIGTSIAMLIICGALVNGPYALITTAVSADLGTHESLKGNAKALSTVTAIIDGTGSVGAALGPLLAGLISPTGWNNVFYMLIAADVLACLLLARVVVKEARGWCGSMARQRGSSVQLTESVMDGK
- the SLC37A2 gene encoding glucose-6-phosphate exchanger SLC37A2 isoform X3, with protein sequence MRAALAPGVRLLRALPRDSRYRGLTLVLTFLSYTSYHLSRKPISIVKSQLHPNCSALGPNPHNDSNSTTWCSWAPFDGDNYKELFGALDNAFLVAYAIGMFISGIFGERLPLRYYLSGGMVLSGLFTALFGLGYFWNIHVLWYFIVVQVCNGLVQTTGWPAVVACVGNWFGKGKRGLIMGIWNSHTSVGNILGSLIAGAWVSSAWGLSFIVPGIIITIVGIICFFFLVEYPEDVDCNPPVHHMAADEDPGGVTTSEKDPEAVISNEGPLSLSGQSSVDHSNSPKEPAEEPEAISFFGALRIPGVVEFSLCLLFAKLVSYTFLYWLPLYIVNVAHFGAKEAGDLSTLFDVGGILGGIFAGLISDYTGGRATTCCVMLVVAAPMLFLYNHVGQNGIGTSIAMLIICGALVNGPYALITTAVSADLGTHESLKGNAKALSTVTAIIDGTGSVGAALGPLLAGLISPTGWNNVFYMLIAADVLACLLLARVVVKEARGWCGSMARQRGFKEF